Proteins encoded in a region of the Pieris napi chromosome 5, ilPieNapi1.2, whole genome shotgun sequence genome:
- the LOC125049651 gene encoding uncharacterized protein LOC125049651, with protein sequence MKRLIVLLLSTISIETEAYPQPRIQVYEIRKSNENRDVDIHYYDPDGTRKDDFMEKISKIHKKVNLKSLDRLIQLLSANEKVKPLNKLHTFSNRIYSKDRNDFKKIDTNLDRLSRDDNVSFDDEEAKSDDISKLIQYLTRTDEDRTNDNTDFEDLTRSSPLVIVSVDEQPQDVTALEKLLRSPLRTQYYEDRTSPPRVGRQYDNDY encoded by the exons ATGAAACGATTAATTGTGTTACTCTTAT CCACAATATCAATAGAAACTGAAGCCTATCCCCAACCGAGGATCCAAGTGTatgaaataagaaaatcaaatgAAAACCGTGATGTCGATATCCACTACTATGACCCAGATGGTACAAGAAAAGATGATTTTATGGAAAAAATATccaaaattcataaaaaagtaaatttaaaaagccttGATAGATTAATACAGCTACTGTCCGCGAATGAAAAAGTAAAACCTTTGAATAAACTACACACTTTTTCCAATAGAATTTATTCAAAAGATcgaaatgattttaaaaaaatcgatacTAATCTAGATCGATTGAGTCGAGATGATAATGTAAGTTTTGATGATGAAGAAGCCAAATCAGACGATATTAGTAAATTGATCCAGTACCTAACGAGGACTGATGAAGATAGAACTAATGATAATACCGACTTTGAAGATCTCACCCGAAGTTCACCTCTAGTTATTGTATCAGTAGATGa GCAACCACAGGACGTAACCGCACTGGAAAAGCTACTACGCTCACCGCTACGAACTCAATATTATG AAGACAGAACATCGCCACCACGAGTAGGACGGCAATACGATAACGACTATTGA